Within Paenibacillus sp. RUD330, the genomic segment CCATAGATGACGGCATAGGCGTAGGGGAAAAAAGTAATCGTCTGGACAAGCCAAAGCCCATGCCACCCGTAAATATCCACATTGAAATGAAGCAGCTGCCTGGTGATCAGGCCTTGCCTGCCGAAAAGCAGAATATAGGACAAAGCCACGATAAAGGGCGGAGAAACGATCGGAAGCAGCGTCACGAAACGAAACAGTCCCTTGAGCGGCACATCCAGCCTGGCAACCGTAAAGGCGAACAGAAAGGCGATCGCCGTGCAGGAGAACGTGGAGAGCACGGTCATCATCAGACTGTTGCGGGCCGCCTGCAGCCATCTGGAGTTGGTGAACAGCTGCATGTAGTCCGCTGGATGCGGGTAGCTGACCACCTTGGCGATCGGCCAGAGGACAAAAAAGGCGGTGATCAGCAGGACGGCGGCGGCCGCCGTCGCCAGAACGGGCTCTTGCTTCATTTTTTTCATTTGTTTCCATGCGTCCATCAACGCTGTTGCAGCCATTAAGATTCACTCCGTTCCAGAACATGGCGGAAAAAGAGACGGGAACGCTCCTCTCGCCGTAAGGCAGGGAGGGTTCCCGCTAGCCTTGCCGATGCGCAGTCCGTTACTTCGTTCCGGCCATGTCGGTGAACTGCTTCACGACATCGGCCTTCATCGCGGCCGCTTTGGCCCGGTCGTAATCGACGAGATCGACTTCGGATACCGGAATCATTCCTTCCGGAGGCGCGACGTCGCCGCGTACGGAGTAGCGGTTCGACATCTTCGTATTCAGCTCTCCCGTTTCCTTCGTCAGCAGCCAATCCATGAATTTCCGGGCGTTGTCCGTGTTGGCTCCGCCATGGATGATGCCGGCTCCGCCGATCTCATAGGCGGTCTGCTCCGGTACGATGACCTTGATCGGATAGCCCTGCTTGGCCGATTTCACGATATCATGGGCCCAGGACATTCCGGCGATGAACTCGCCCGTTGCGGTCAGCTGGATGCCGTCGCCCGCTTTGGGCGTGTAGTGGTGGACGTTGGCGTTCAATTTCTTCAGGTAGTCCCACCCCTGCTGCTCGCCGAGACGGAACAGCTGATCGGCTACGAAGATATAGCCGCCGCCCGCCGTTGCCGGGTTGGATGTGACGAATTGGCCCTTGTAGGCCGGATCGAGCAGGTCATCCCAGGTTCTGGGCTCTTGAACGCCCTTTGGCTCCAGCTCCTTCTTGTATCTCTCGGTGTTCAGCACGATGCCGAGAACGCCCATGTACCAGCCCTGCCAATATCCGTTCGGATCGTTGAATTTGGCGTCGATATCGGCTACATTCGGAGACGTGTACTTCTCCAGAACGCCTTGCTCGGCCAGCGGCTGGTAAAACTCCACGGAACCGCCTACGAGCACATCCGCCTTCGGCGAGCTTTTCTCGGCCTGCACCCGCGTGCTTGCTTCGCCCGCGCTGCCCAGGTTCAAATACTCCATCTCGATGCCCGTATCTTCCTTGAATCTCTGCTTCAGCTGGATCATGTCGTCTTCGTTCAAAGCGGAATAAACGACGAGTTTGTCCGATTTCGGCGCGCCGGACTCCGACCCGGCCTGGTTCGCCGCCGCAGCGCCTTTCAGAGGACTCGGCTCCGCGCCTCCCGCGTTGTTCTGGCCGCAAGCGCTCAGAACGGTTGCAGCGGCAAGCACGACCAGCCCCAAAGAATGCTTCTTTCTTTTCCCCCAACTGTTTATCATGATCCATCCTCCTCATTCATCTGCCAAGCTGTCTGACATCTATAACTTTAAAAAAGAAATGTTTGCGGAACATAATCAAGCCGTTAAGGTTTTATGAACGAAAACAAAAAAACCGCATCGCCCGATTCCAGGCGATGCGGTCTTGCAAACAGCCGTTCAATCCCGTTTGACATACAGCTTGAACGCGCTGCTCTTCAAATAGTCGAGCGAGTAGAAGACAGGACGGTCATCCTCTCCAAAATGAAGCTGCTTCAGGAGAATGAGATCCCCTCCGAGGAGCCCGGCAGCCTTCAGGTCCCTTTCCTCGACAGTGCCGACAGGACAGATCTCGGTCAAGGCGTAGGAAATCCGGATTCCAAGCCTTTCCTGCAGGAAGTCGAAAATAGCGCCGGAAAAGCCATCCTCGAAATGACGGGCGGCGATTGCCTTCGGGAAAATGTTGTAATAGAAGGCCACCTTCTGGTCGTCCGCCGTTCTCAGCCGCTCCAGAACGACGACCGGGTCCCCGCTTTGCAGCTTATCGGACCAGTCCGGCTCCGGCTGCTGCGAATAGATCTTCACATAGGCTTCGCTGTCCTTGTAGCCGACCCGCTTGATCATCTCTCCGAGACTGCTCAGCTTGTTGAGCGGGTTCATGATGAGGGAGCCCTGCTCGTTCACATAGGTTCCAACGCCATTTTTGCTTAGAAGCACACCCTCTCTCTGAAGCATCTTCAGCGACTCCCTGAGTGTCGGGCGGCTCACTTCGAACTCCTTCGCCAAGGCGGGCTCGGAAGGAAGCTTGTCCCCGGGCTTCAGCTCCCCGCTCTTGATCCTGCGTTCAATCTCTTCTTTGACACGAATATATAGAAGCTTTTTTTCCATGAAGTGTCGATCCTCTCGCCATAGGAAATACCGGTCTATTTGGAATTAGGGTATCAAAATTCAGCGGAAACTGCCAGTCTGGCGAATTTCGCCCGCTGTCCTCCTGGACGCCTCCGATGGGCGGACGGCGGGAGCTTACTTCAGCCTGCGCCGGCGGCCAGGACGATCCACACGAGATGATA encodes:
- a CDS encoding ABC transporter substrate-binding protein produces the protein MINSWGKRKKHSLGLVVLAAATVLSACGQNNAGGAEPSPLKGAAAANQAGSESGAPKSDKLVVYSALNEDDMIQLKQRFKEDTGIEMEYLNLGSAGEASTRVQAEKSSPKADVLVGGSVEFYQPLAEQGVLEKYTSPNVADIDAKFNDPNGYWQGWYMGVLGIVLNTERYKKELEPKGVQEPRTWDDLLDPAYKGQFVTSNPATAGGGYIFVADQLFRLGEQQGWDYLKKLNANVHHYTPKAGDGIQLTATGEFIAGMSWAHDIVKSAKQGYPIKVIVPEQTAYEIGGAGIIHGGANTDNARKFMDWLLTKETGELNTKMSNRYSVRGDVAPPEGMIPVSEVDLVDYDRAKAAAMKADVVKQFTDMAGTK
- a CDS encoding GntR family transcriptional regulator, whose amino-acid sequence is MEKKLLYIRVKEEIERRIKSGELKPGDKLPSEPALAKEFEVSRPTLRESLKMLQREGVLLSKNGVGTYVNEQGSLIMNPLNKLSSLGEMIKRVGYKDSEAYVKIYSQQPEPDWSDKLQSGDPVVVLERLRTADDQKVAFYYNIFPKAIAARHFEDGFSGAIFDFLQERLGIRISYALTEICPVGTVEERDLKAAGLLGGDLILLKQLHFGEDDRPVFYSLDYLKSSAFKLYVKRD